The following proteins are co-located in the Trichormus variabilis 0441 genome:
- a CDS encoding aspartate carbamoyltransferase catalytic subunit: MPTSTWNRHHVLSLADFTAAEYDIVLKTAASFQEVLSRRTKKVPALQGQVVANLFFEPSTRTRSSFELAAKRLSADTLNFAASTSSMTKGETILDTAKTYLAMGTDIMVIRHKEAGVPNAIAQEMDRLGVRVSVLNAGDGQHEHPSQGLLDLFTICSLVDPANPRLELLQGKKIAIVGDILHSRVARSNIWSLIASGAQVHLAAPPTLLPKLFAEYIFGEETAPPGQLFIHWQLEPALQDADFVMTLRLQKERMTAHLLPSLREYHQLFGITRAKLQLCQPNVKVLHPGPVNRGVEISSDLMDDPEFSLIQSQVTSGVAVRMALLYLIGSGKT; encoded by the coding sequence ATGCCTACTTCGACTTGGAATCGTCACCACGTCCTTTCCTTAGCTGACTTTACTGCTGCTGAATACGATATTGTTTTAAAAACTGCTGCCAGTTTTCAAGAGGTATTATCTCGGCGGACAAAGAAAGTACCAGCGTTGCAGGGACAGGTGGTGGCAAATTTATTTTTTGAACCATCTACGCGCACTCGGAGTAGTTTTGAACTTGCTGCTAAACGCCTTAGTGCAGATACGCTAAACTTTGCTGCGTCTACTTCTTCCATGACTAAGGGAGAGACAATTCTCGATACAGCAAAGACATATTTGGCGATGGGTACTGATATTATGGTAATCCGCCATAAAGAAGCAGGTGTACCAAATGCGATCGCTCAAGAAATGGATCGTCTAGGTGTACGTGTTAGTGTTCTCAATGCTGGCGATGGTCAACATGAACATCCCTCCCAAGGACTACTGGATTTATTTACTATTTGTAGTTTAGTTGACCCGGCTAATCCTAGATTAGAGCTTTTGCAAGGGAAAAAGATAGCGATCGTTGGTGATATTTTACATTCCCGTGTAGCGCGATCAAATATTTGGAGTTTAATTGCTAGTGGCGCGCAAGTGCATCTAGCCGCACCACCTACTCTATTACCCAAGTTATTTGCTGAGTACATTTTTGGAGAAGAAACAGCACCTCCAGGGCAATTATTTATCCATTGGCAATTAGAACCTGCTTTGCAAGACGCTGATTTTGTCATGACCTTACGCTTACAAAAAGAGCGGATGACTGCTCATTTATTACCCAGTTTACGAGAATATCATCAATTGTTTGGCATTACCCGCGCTAAATTGCAACTATGTCAGCCCAATGTCAAAGTTTTACATCCAGGCCCTGTTAATCGTGGTGTAGAAATCAGTTCTGATTTGATGGATGATCCAGAATTTAGTTTGATTCAGTCCCAAGTTACCAGTGGCGTAGCGGTACGCATGGCATTGTTATATTTAATAGGTAGTGGTAAGACTTGA
- a CDS encoding sensor histidine kinase, with the protein MNANITENLFAALNIVVLERINDGLFKIISNLPSWFREFCQHKYSLGMEISILQEEFYFLQNFLFDAEEFWSNSNCKNLTSGIWIQIDPQGKEYQFEARATFVEDKKILLIEVLEESYRHRQNIIQEARQRQLNYQKLIKNNQKQEILIHCLIHDIAGQLNAMNGCLSLLEFENLTPQGRNYLEVCQQQSFNQENLMRKVLDTFSAEMMALENFVVDSEEAPNILSCVNDVVETLKPSFTLNNINLILADAIDPLADWKVQGDKSRLDRVIFNILENAVRYSPPESTVIIRLQSKENYVYVSVDDEGSGVPLETVNTLFQKFSQGKDKSSGKSGLGLYFCRITVERWGGSIGYVPRSEGGSCFWFCLPRFLS; encoded by the coding sequence ATGAATGCAAATATTACAGAAAACCTATTTGCGGCTTTAAACATTGTTGTATTAGAGAGAATTAATGATGGCTTATTTAAAATTATTAGTAATTTACCTAGTTGGTTTAGAGAATTTTGTCAGCACAAATACAGTTTAGGAATGGAGATATCAATTCTGCAAGAAGAATTTTATTTTTTACAAAACTTTCTATTTGATGCCGAAGAATTTTGGAGTAATAGTAATTGTAAAAACTTAACTTCAGGTATCTGGATACAAATAGACCCGCAGGGCAAAGAATATCAATTTGAAGCCCGTGCAACTTTTGTCGAAGATAAAAAAATATTATTAATTGAAGTTTTAGAGGAAAGCTATAGGCATAGGCAAAATATTATACAAGAAGCTCGACAACGACAACTAAATTATCAAAAACTAATAAAAAATAATCAAAAACAAGAAATACTAATTCATTGTTTAATTCATGATATTGCGGGTCAATTAAATGCGATGAATGGATGCTTATCTTTATTAGAATTTGAAAATTTAACTCCCCAAGGAAGAAACTATTTAGAAGTTTGTCAACAGCAATCCTTCAATCAAGAAAATCTCATGAGGAAAGTTTTAGATACATTTTCTGCGGAAATGATGGCATTAGAGAACTTCGTTGTTGATAGTGAAGAAGCTCCCAATATTTTAAGTTGTGTAAATGATGTCGTTGAAACCTTAAAACCTAGTTTTACATTAAACAATATAAACCTAATTTTAGCTGATGCTATTGATCCTTTAGCAGACTGGAAAGTACAGGGAGATAAATCTCGTTTAGATAGAGTAATTTTTAATATACTGGAGAATGCTGTCCGCTACAGCCCACCTGAATCTACAGTAATTATCCGATTACAATCAAAAGAAAATTATGTATACGTTTCTGTAGATGATGAAGGCAGTGGAGTACCACTAGAAACAGTTAACACTTTATTTCAGAAGTTTTCTCAAGGTAAAGATAAAAGTAGTGGAAAATCTGGTTTAGGCCTTTATTTTTGTAGAATCACAGTTGAGCGTTGGGGCGGTAGTATTGGTTATGTGCCTCGTAGTGAAGGTGGTTCTTGCTTTTGGTTTTGTCTACCAAGATTTTTATCTTAA
- a CDS encoding DUF4212 domain-containing protein, whose product MNEHQRHSYWRANTALIRNLLIIWMLVSIVFSILLVQPLNGLRFFGVPFGFWMAQQGSILTFVVLIFVYAFQMDKLDRKHNIKK is encoded by the coding sequence ATGAATGAACATCAACGGCACTCTTATTGGCGTGCTAACACGGCTTTAATTAGAAATCTTTTAATTATTTGGATGCTGGTTTCCATAGTGTTCAGCATTCTGTTAGTTCAACCATTAAATGGACTACGTTTTTTTGGCGTGCCTTTTGGCTTCTGGATGGCACAGCAAGGATCAATCCTGACTTTTGTGGTATTGATTTTTGTTTACGCTTTCCAAATGGACAAGCTAGACCGCAAACATAATATTAAAAAGTAA
- a CDS encoding sodium:solute symporter family protein: MSVEIWTILIVGLSFVAYIYIGWQSRVKSSKDFYVAGQGIPSIANGAATAADWMSAASFISMAGLISFLGYDGSIYLMGWTGGYVLLALLLAPYLRKFGKYTVPDFVGDRYYSNVARLVAVVAAIFVSLTYVAGQMRGVGIVFSRFLQVDINTGVIIGMVIVGFFAVLGGMKGITWTQVAQYGVLIVAYLIPAIAIAWKLTGNPIPQLAFTFSDVATKLNQIQVDLGFQEYTQPFVNKTMLDVLFTTIALMVGTAGLPHIIVRFYTVPSVRAARFSAGWALLFIAILYTTAPALSMFARYNLITTLHNQTITEVQQLDWANKWEKTGLLKFEDKNNDGRLQLTPKKDTNEITIDRDIIVLSTPEVAKLAPWVIALVAAGGLAAALSTASGLLLVISSSVAHDIYYRILDSSASEKKRVFVGRVMVGLSVVLAGYFGVNPPGFVSEVVAFAFGLAAASFFPVIVLGIFDKRTNSEGAIAGMLSGLIFTIIYIIGVKFAGMQPWFFGVSPEGIGTLGMLINLVVTLVVSRLTPPPPAEIQAMVEDLRSPSIEEEEVQPIGH; encoded by the coding sequence GTGTCAGTTGAAATTTGGACGATTCTCATAGTTGGACTCTCGTTTGTTGCCTACATTTATATTGGTTGGCAATCACGAGTCAAGAGTAGTAAAGACTTTTATGTGGCAGGTCAAGGTATTCCTTCCATTGCGAATGGTGCAGCCACCGCCGCCGACTGGATGTCTGCCGCGTCGTTTATCTCAATGGCGGGACTGATTTCTTTTTTGGGTTATGACGGTTCTATTTACCTCATGGGTTGGACTGGTGGCTACGTGCTGCTGGCATTATTATTAGCTCCATATCTGCGTAAATTTGGTAAGTATACTGTGCCGGATTTTGTAGGCGATCGCTACTATTCTAATGTGGCGCGTCTAGTAGCAGTGGTAGCCGCAATTTTCGTCTCTCTCACCTACGTTGCTGGGCAAATGCGCGGTGTGGGTATTGTTTTCAGCCGCTTTTTGCAAGTTGACATCAACACGGGTGTCATCATCGGGATGGTGATTGTCGGCTTTTTTGCGGTGTTGGGGGGAATGAAAGGTATCACCTGGACGCAAGTAGCCCAATATGGAGTTTTGATTGTAGCTTACTTGATTCCAGCGATCGCGATCGCCTGGAAACTCACAGGCAATCCCATTCCTCAGTTAGCATTTACCTTTAGTGATGTTGCTACGAAGCTGAATCAAATCCAAGTAGATTTAGGCTTTCAAGAATATACCCAGCCTTTTGTCAATAAGACAATGCTGGATGTATTATTCACCACAATCGCCTTAATGGTAGGTACTGCTGGCTTACCTCATATCATCGTCAGATTTTACACAGTTCCCAGTGTCCGCGCTGCCAGATTTTCAGCAGGTTGGGCGCTGTTATTTATCGCCATTCTCTACACCACAGCGCCGGCGCTTTCCATGTTTGCCCGTTACAACCTAATTACTACCCTGCACAATCAAACGATTACAGAAGTACAACAGCTAGACTGGGCGAATAAATGGGAAAAAACTGGACTGCTGAAGTTTGAAGATAAAAATAATGATGGCCGTCTCCAGTTAACCCCCAAAAAAGACACCAATGAAATTACAATTGACCGAGATATTATCGTGCTGTCTACACCAGAGGTCGCAAAACTAGCACCTTGGGTAATTGCTTTGGTTGCGGCTGGTGGTTTGGCGGCTGCTTTATCTACAGCATCAGGGTTGTTACTCGTAATTTCCAGTTCCGTAGCCCACGATATTTATTACCGTATCCTCGATTCCAGCGCTTCGGAAAAAAAACGAGTGTTTGTTGGGCGCGTCATGGTGGGTTTGTCTGTTGTTCTCGCTGGCTACTTTGGTGTCAATCCACCGGGGTTTGTGAGTGAAGTAGTAGCTTTTGCCTTTGGTTTAGCGGCTGCAAGCTTCTTCCCAGTTATTGTACTGGGAATTTTCGATAAGCGTACCAATTCCGAAGGTGCGATCGCCGGGATGTTGTCAGGGTTAATTTTTACGATTATTTACATCATCGGCGTGAAGTTTGCAGGTATGCAGCCTTGGTTTTTTGGTGTATCCCCTGAAGGAATTGGCACTTTGGGTATGCTGATTAACCTAGTAGTGACACTAGTAGTTTCACGCCTTACCCCACCGCCACCAGCAGAAATTCAGGCGATGGTAGAAGATTTACGTTCACCATCTATCGAAGAAGAAGAAGTGCAACCAATTGGGCATTAG
- a CDS encoding tetratricopeptide repeat protein, with product MKRWLLEQGRVKLKRVLTIGVLTALSAITSVSCSNNKEVLVTEIGVNPPSRRTTNNSQAGQFYVQGQRQHAQGDSQGAIASYDKAIGLDPDYGAAYRGRGLAYFDLGDKQKAIADYNEAIRLSPNDAEAFNSRGNARASLGDNAGAITDYNEAIRLSPNYAEAYNNRGNARSVQGDKSGSIEDFNQAIRLNPKYAIAYNNRGNARASQGDSQGAISDYNQAIRLNSNFGPAYNNRGNARAAQGDKQGALEDLQKAADIFQRQNNNDLYQQAMNNIKELGQ from the coding sequence ATGAAACGGTGGTTATTGGAGCAAGGGCGGGTGAAGTTAAAAAGAGTATTAACTATAGGTGTGCTTACCGCACTGAGCGCAATTACCAGCGTTTCCTGTAGTAATAATAAAGAAGTGTTGGTAACAGAAATAGGAGTAAATCCTCCTAGCCGTCGGACAACCAACAATTCTCAAGCTGGGCAATTTTACGTTCAAGGGCAAAGACAGCACGCTCAAGGTGATTCACAAGGGGCGATCGCTTCCTATGATAAAGCAATTGGCTTAGATCCTGACTATGGCGCTGCCTATAGGGGACGAGGATTAGCTTACTTTGATTTGGGAGACAAACAAAAAGCGATCGCCGACTACAACGAAGCCATTCGCCTTTCCCCCAACGATGCCGAAGCCTTTAACAGTCGGGGAAACGCCCGCGCCTCTCTAGGTGATAACGCCGGAGCGATTACCGACTACAACGAAGCCATTCGCCTTTCACCCAACTACGCCGAAGCCTATAATAACCGGGGCAATGCTCGTTCTGTCCAAGGGGACAAAAGCGGCTCTATAGAAGACTTTAACCAAGCAATTCGCCTCAACCCCAAATATGCGATCGCCTACAACAACCGAGGTAATGCCCGTGCATCCCAGGGGGACAGCCAAGGAGCCATATCCGACTACAATCAAGCCATTCGCCTTAACTCTAACTTTGGCCCTGCCTATAATAATCGAGGTAATGCCCGTGCAGCCCAAGGTGACAAACAAGGAGCGCTGGAAGACTTACAAAAAGCAGCAGATATCTTCCAGCGCCAAAACAATAACGACTTATACCAGCAAGCGATGAATAATATCAAAGAGTTGGGACAGTAG
- the msrA gene encoding peptide-methionine (S)-S-oxide reductase MsrA, translated as MALFGFGKKLALPTPEKALPGRAQIMPVPANHYVNKNPLKPPFPEGFEKALFGLGCFWGAERKFWQQSGVYTTAVGYAAGFTPNPTYDEVCTGLTGHNEVVLVVFDPKVISYTQLLKVFWESHNPTQGMRQGNDVGTQYRSGIYVYSEAQKQLAEASRDAYQQALSSAGYEKITTEILDAPEFYYAEAYHQQYLAKNPNGYCGLGGTNVACPVGVFESSANG; from the coding sequence ATGGCACTATTTGGATTTGGCAAAAAATTAGCACTGCCCACCCCTGAAAAAGCCTTACCTGGAAGGGCGCAAATTATGCCTGTACCGGCTAACCACTATGTCAATAAAAACCCACTAAAACCCCCTTTTCCTGAAGGTTTCGAGAAAGCATTATTTGGCTTGGGTTGCTTTTGGGGTGCCGAGCGTAAATTTTGGCAGCAGTCGGGAGTTTACACCACTGCTGTTGGTTATGCGGCTGGTTTTACACCAAACCCCACCTATGACGAAGTATGTACAGGCTTGACAGGTCACAACGAAGTTGTATTGGTCGTATTTGATCCTAAAGTAATTAGTTACACTCAGCTACTTAAAGTCTTTTGGGAAAGCCATAACCCTACTCAAGGAATGCGCCAAGGCAATGACGTGGGGACTCAGTATCGTTCAGGTATTTACGTCTATTCAGAGGCGCAAAAACAGCTAGCAGAAGCTTCACGCGACGCTTATCAGCAAGCTCTCAGCAGCGCAGGATATGAAAAGATTACGACAGAAATCCTAGATGCACCAGAGTTCTACTACGCGGAAGCTTATCATCAGCAGTACTTAGCGAAAAACCCCAATGGTTATTGTGGTTTAGGTGGGACAAACGTTGCTTGTCCTGTGGGTGTGTTTGAATCTTCCGCCAATGGGTAG
- a CDS encoding proton extrusion protein PcxA: MPTMRNSIFSEKVYPILLSAYRWYLRTPERSLEEAYKAALNIKAIEDEHFNGNKIDFNSAIYSNSVMDYFESDLAQELKTARMRLTEFRFSRWFSNESHQKAARKAGIEYPSSTVILEKLKFIDEIISKYIITDYEIAAPSGASDLQVRTTSLQPPENPSLTDSLRNNDINKNNLVERIYTPTSPPQLIRPRTEQNKKPRGKADTTGILPRSILSTIGRLQIELDPNSEQDVINNFRQAQKRSIISIRFILLLIIVPLLTHQLSKALIVSPIFNHFKKADTEQIFLNSEMEEEALSTLHRFEERIKFENLISNAPPLSAEAIETQIKEKAEEIAAEFRGESANAIKNVFADIFSVGAFIWLLLVSKPSIMVLKEFFDNVVYGLSDSAKAFIIILFTDVFVGFHSPHGWEVILEGLSRHWGLPANRDFIFLFIATFPVILDTIFKYWIFRYLNRISPSAVATYRNMNE, encoded by the coding sequence ATGCCTACAATGAGGAATTCTATTTTTAGCGAAAAAGTTTATCCTATTCTCCTGTCTGCTTATCGCTGGTATTTACGAACTCCAGAACGTTCTTTAGAAGAAGCTTACAAAGCTGCATTAAATATTAAAGCCATAGAAGATGAACACTTCAATGGTAACAAAATAGACTTTAACTCAGCCATCTACAGCAATAGTGTGATGGACTATTTCGAGTCTGATTTAGCCCAAGAATTAAAGACAGCTAGAATGCGGCTAACTGAATTTCGTTTTAGTCGTTGGTTTTCTAATGAATCTCATCAAAAAGCTGCTCGCAAAGCAGGAATAGAGTATCCAAGTTCTACCGTAATCTTAGAAAAATTAAAATTTATTGATGAAATTATCTCCAAATATATCATCACTGATTACGAAATAGCTGCTCCATCCGGAGCTTCAGACCTACAAGTTAGAACAACGAGTTTACAACCACCTGAAAATCCATCGCTCACTGATTCTTTAAGAAATAACGATATTAATAAGAATAATTTAGTCGAACGCATTTATACACCAACATCACCACCACAATTAATCAGACCAAGGACAGAACAGAATAAAAAGCCGAGAGGAAAAGCAGATACAACAGGCATTTTACCCCGCTCTATTTTGAGTACCATTGGGCGTTTACAAATTGAATTAGACCCCAATTCCGAACAGGATGTTATTAACAATTTCCGGCAAGCTCAAAAAAGAAGCATTATATCAATTAGATTTATTTTACTACTAATTATAGTACCTCTTTTAACCCATCAATTATCAAAAGCTCTCATCGTTAGCCCCATTTTTAACCATTTTAAAAAGGCTGATACAGAGCAGATATTTCTGAACTCTGAGATGGAGGAAGAAGCATTATCAACCCTGCATAGGTTTGAAGAAAGAATCAAATTTGAAAACCTGATTAGTAATGCACCTCCTTTGTCTGCTGAAGCCATAGAAACTCAGATAAAAGAAAAGGCAGAAGAAATTGCAGCAGAGTTTCGAGGTGAAAGCGCTAATGCAATTAAAAATGTGTTTGCTGACATCTTTTCTGTTGGTGCATTTATCTGGTTACTGCTCGTGAGTAAGCCTTCGATTATGGTACTCAAAGAATTTTTTGATAATGTTGTTTATGGTCTCAGTGACAGTGCCAAAGCATTTATCATTATTTTATTTACTGATGTATTCGTCGGGTTTCACTCTCCTCATGGCTGGGAAGTAATTTTAGAAGGTTTATCTCGCCACTGGGGACTACCAGCTAACAGAGATTTTATTTTCTTATTTATTGCAACTTTTCCCGTAATTTTAGATACTATCTTCAAATACTGGATTTTCCGTTACCTCAACCGCATATCGCCTTCCGCCGTTGCTACATACCGTAACATGAATGAATAA
- a CDS encoding helix-turn-helix transcriptional regulator — protein MKQKPKPRIALLREKAGLTQLELSRLVGVTESTIQNWESGRTGTDHIERIIRFCKALNCQVEDLIEYKDETTETSVNKPTSLSDIHHLLGTEEATFANNSEAGFSQQPKAPEASF, from the coding sequence GTGAAACAAAAGCCAAAACCAAGAATCGCTTTGTTGCGGGAAAAAGCAGGACTAACTCAGTTGGAACTGTCCCGTCTTGTTGGTGTGACTGAAAGCACTATTCAAAACTGGGAAAGTGGACGGACTGGAACAGACCACATTGAAAGAATTATTAGGTTTTGTAAAGCCTTGAATTGTCAAGTAGAAGACCTAATTGAGTATAAAGATGAAACAACAGAAACGTCTGTGAATAAACCAACTTCTTTAAGCGACATTCATCATCTGTTAGGAACTGAAGAGGCTACTTTTGCTAATAATTCTGAGGCTGGGTTTTCTCAACAGCCAAAAGCACCTGAAGCCAGTTTCTAG
- a CDS encoding polysaccharide deacetylase family protein, with protein sequence MQLAPIFPIVHRILQPAFPGCLWSGDRHCQAIALTFDDGPHPQYTPEVLAVLDYYNITASFFLLGACVNRSPSIAQAICDRGHWIGLHGYDHRSFPMLSPIELQQSLAKTQAAIYNACNLSPEKVRDVRPPNGLFTPKTLNLLQEWKYRPVMWSVVPEDWVRPGVTQVVQRVINQVQNGSLIVLHDGACGGQDVAATIQILIPQLLQQGYQFITVDALWQQSIPLENSQLDLL encoded by the coding sequence ATTCAGCTAGCTCCAATTTTCCCTATTGTTCATCGGATTCTGCAACCAGCTTTTCCTGGCTGTCTTTGGAGTGGCGATCGCCATTGTCAAGCGATCGCTTTGACTTTTGACGACGGCCCCCATCCCCAATACACCCCCGAAGTCTTAGCAGTCTTAGATTACTACAACATCACTGCTAGCTTTTTTTTGTTAGGTGCTTGCGTTAACCGTTCACCAAGTATTGCTCAAGCAATATGCGATCGTGGTCATTGGATCGGCTTACACGGTTACGATCATCGCTCTTTCCCCATGTTATCGCCCATCGAACTTCAACAGAGTTTAGCAAAAACCCAAGCAGCCATCTACAATGCTTGTAACCTCTCACCAGAAAAAGTGCGTGACGTTAGACCTCCTAATGGGTTGTTCACACCCAAAACATTAAATCTCTTACAGGAATGGAAATATCGTCCAGTGATGTGGAGTGTTGTCCCAGAAGACTGGGTAAGACCTGGCGTTACACAAGTAGTACAGCGAGTTATTAACCAAGTACAAAACGGTTCACTAATTGTTCTACACGATGGTGCTTGTGGTGGACAAGATGTAGCTGCAACCATTCAAATCCTGATTCCGCAACTATTACAACAAGGCTACCAATTTATTACAGTTGACGCTCTATGGCAACAATCAATTCCTTTGGAGAATTCCCAATTAGACTTGCTATAA